In Drosophila subpulchrella strain 33 F10 #4 breed RU33 chromosome X, RU_Dsub_v1.1 Primary Assembly, whole genome shotgun sequence, the DNA window AAACTGTGCGCCTTGATTTGACTAAACCTCGATCGAAAAGCCGCAAAAAATAAGTGTATTCTTGACCAAAAGCAAAAATCCATTTTTAGGACCTAAAAATGCACTacgaaataatatttttgaacaaaactTAACTTCGGGTTTGCgaagaaaatttttttatttgttttatagaTTTATACGCTAATCCGTTTATGTTGCCGTTTTATCTTCGTGTTTTGTAAATATCTTGTATGTAATTGAATAGTGAAGTGTAAGATTTACAAGACATTGTTCGCTTCAAATTTACATATATTAATACGGCTAAAATTGAATAGTGTTCCTATCCAGTCCTCACAACCCTGAAAAAATGGTAGATATTATTGTTTGAGTAAAGCTTTACATTTAGACAACTTTACCAAAGCGGCCTCTCAAGTTGTTGGCGCTGGTTTCCATGCAGACGGCACCAAAGACGAGTTGCCTTGTTTAGTAGATCATTCGCCTTCAAATTGTTGTTCTTCCTCTGAAACTTGCGCATGAAATGAATATAGGCTACGGTGGAGCCCAGacgacttgggccgagggtcTTCAGCACAGGGCTGGGTCTCTTCTTGATGGACTTGGATGGCttccttttctttttgatCCTGGACTCCCTTTCACGGGCACTGGGAGAGCGAACCGGACTGCATTTCCCCCGCTCAGATTTACCGGGGTTTTCCCCAAGGGACTGACTCTCAAGCTCCTGAGGTGCACTCTTTATAACGGTCACAGGTTCTTTCTAacgtatatatttttaaaaattaagataTTTCCTTCTTACCGTGTTTTTAAAGAGGGTCATATAGTTCCATTCTCTTGCTCCGAAACGTATCCCGGTCTGTGGGGAAATCCCGTAGAATcgctttttttcttggctcGATAAGTTCAGGGAGCCAGTTGTTTTACGAAGTGACTTTCCACCCATTTTTCCGTCCATAGTTTTAATGTGTGTAAAACTACAATTTTGTTTCCCGTAGACGACACTGTCTACGCTTGAATACTTATGAGAATACTGGTTCTGATTGAGAAGCTGTTCTCCCAGCTATCTAggatttgtattattttgtgatttattaaaaatttttaaaataaatttaaatcttaAAGATCCTTGTACCAATTTAATATCAAGGAGAGTACAATTAAGtgcttattatttatttttcgccCTTAAAAATCAGTGTTTTGGCTGGCATAGTAGTTCGTAGTTAAAATGGCATAGGTAACAAGCTATTCAAAACAGCtgtttagctgtacgccttgatttggctaaactatGATTGAAAAACTGAATAGAAAAATCGTGTTTTTGACTTAAATGTGAATCTCGTATTTTTGAACAAAATCTGAATCGCATTTTGTCGCCCtaaaaatttacttttttggctgctataacaaaaatattcgTCAGATCGAAGAATAATAATTCTCCCAGAATCTCGAATCGTAGAAGCCCAAAAAATCCAACCAAATCAAGCATTCCTTGCCTTTTCTTGTCACTAATTCGAAAAAgccatttataaaattttctaGGTTGACAGAGCAAGTCTATTGCTAGCAGCAAgacttttattaaatttttagattttatccAAGTTTTGCACATCACGTTGTAGACGTTGCGTGATAATATTTGGGTATTCGGTAAGTGAAATCTCGCGCGTAATTAAATTGACAAGCCAATTCCGCAAGTCCCCGAGGCgtgtgtttttaaattccGTATATAAAGTGTCGTAatcttgaaaatattttaatttatttccaaaatGATTTTATACGTATTCGATTTCTTTCTACGTTGATTTTTATATAGTTTCGAATTGAAGGATGGGGGACCACGCGAACCAGAACCACGATGAAGTACCCACTCTGGAAGGTGTCATATGGCACGATGTGGTGGACAGAATCGAATTTGAATGCCGGGCATTCAGCACTGGTAATATGGATGCACTGGAACGTCGACGTCAGTGGAGTGTGCCCTTAATCGTGTGATGCCCTGGAATGATGTACACTTTTCCCGAATCAATCTACCCCATTCGCATTCCTTTGAGTGCAACAATCCCGCATGATGACCGAAAATATGGGTGCCACAACGCGAGTTTGCATCGGAACAGCCACTTTCTGGTGTATTCCTTCACTTCTGCAATTCCATTGCAATTATTTCGAACGTCATATTCGCCGGGTAATTCTAGTTATGTTTATTGAAATGGAATCCAATCGCGTTCTATACTATATCAAAAATATCCAATCCAATATACCAACAACTATCTTTATGGTACAAATATATCCCTGACCAGAAAAGTGGATTAAAGTATCAAAGTGaattattttgtataaatatttgtgtATGTACTTAATACTACCATTCTTGATATTATAAATCGATACAAATGGcttattttgtaattttcgaTCGACTTATCGAACCCTTTTTGCCATCCCTAGGGCCATCGCTTTCGCCTTCGAGGTTTACTTAAAGGCCCTGAAGTATCCCGAACTCGAAGCGCTCCGCAAGGTGATGCTTCAGAGGATCGGGGTTCATTTTCTGGCCGTGGTTGGGGGAATCCATTTTCGGCAGATGCCCTTAGAGGATGTGATGACAATGACGCACCAGGATTCTTTCGGTGTCAATTCCGAGGTGGAGGTCTTTTCGGCCCTTACCTGTTGGCTAGCCCATCGTCCGCAGGAAATACCAAAGCTGATGCCACAACTGACTGGGTGCGTTAGATTCACCTTAATGCCACTACCCGTTCTACGAAAACTGTGGGACACGTCTTCGGTGTCCAGCAGTCCCTCGGATCCCGACGGTACTCTTTTGGGCGCTTTTCATTATGATCTCGATATGCGGTATAGGATCAGCATTTCGATCACTGTAGCGTCGCTGCGACTTCTGCATCCCAATCGTAGCGAATTTTTCAAATCCTTGAGGGATGTTGGAAAGGAGGCTCCAAGGGAGTGGATGTACGACGAAACGTGTTCCTATCACTTGCCATACCCCAAGGGTCCCCACAGTCATGTTATGAATGGTCAACCATTTTTTTCGTATGTCTCGCAGAGAGCGAACGAGTTTCAGCCATGGCCAAGGCGTTCAAGGTCCCCCCTGCCAGCTACCATTGATCTACAGACCATCGAGGAGGTACCAGCTGAATTCAGGGAGTCGAAGGAAGAGGAGGACCAGAACGAAAATTTCTTGATCGAGTTGCAAGCTCAGTTCCTTAAATTGGATCTATTTCTGCCCACGAAGGGGATCCTCAGCCTTTCGAACTGGAAGCTATAACATCCGAGGACGAAGATTATCCCTGTGAGACCTATGTGCAGGAAACGGATCGCCAGATCAGAGGGATATTAAAGGAACTTGACCAGAATGTAATGCCCCAGCTCAGTTTATAAATGTATAACCCCTCTAAATTGCTGTTCACCAAGACAGCTAGTGgatgtaatttttatttcgagtaACAAAGATAACATTAAAATTGTCAAAATGTGTGATTATAGTACCTAACCAAGAATATTGATCTACCTGGAGCTTGAAACTTGGAAAATTGCTTACTATAAAACGGGCTTaaaaatggatttaaaaaGATCAAGTGTTTTGTTTTCCTAACTTTGAAATACttttataatcaaaataaaacgaatttatttatttcttaagaTTTCGAAATTATAAATTCAATTGAAAACAATTATTACGACTGTCATAAGCTGTCATAGAAACGATTAGAATATTTAAAGAATTCTTGAATTTATTAGATTTCAAAGTCGAACTGTTTTTGCTGCCGGTTGATCCACCCGTTTTTTAAGGATCCTCTTTTATTTGGTGGTAACACATTACATGATTAAAAAACAGTTTTCAAAACCCAATTCCTTTTATTTACAAAGTGTTTTCGGTCCAGTTTACACAATCTTTAGAAAATTGTAGCCATTACTTCTCTTATAAACCTTTAAATTTAGATCAAATTGCTTGCGCTGACTTTCAGTCAGAATGCACCAAACACGAGCTGCCTTGTTCAATAGATCAGGGCCCGACAAATGAGAATTTAGTGATTGAAACTTGCGCATAAAATGAATATAGGCCACCGCTGAGCCCAAAGGACTTTTGTCGCGAATCTTTAGCACAGGACTCGCTTTCTTCTTTACAATGCGCTTAATGGAGTTAGATTTCTTCCTTTCCTTCTGGTTCCTGGACTCCCTTTCACGGGCATACGGAGAGCGAACTAGACTGCTTTTCTCCAGCTCAGATTTACCGGGGCTTTCCCCATGGGACTGACTCTCAAACTCCTGAGGTGCACTCTTTATAACGGTCATAGTTTCTTTCTAACATACGTTTGTTAGTAATTggtatatattattaaaaattaagatATTTCCTACTTACTGAATTTTTAAAGAGGGTCATATAGTTCCATTCTCTTGCTCCGAAACGTATCCCGTTCTGTGGGGAAATCCCGTAGAATCGCTTTTTGTCTTGGCTCGATAAGTTCAGGGAGCCAGTTGTTTTACAAAGTGTCTTACCACCTCTTTTTCCGTCCATAGTTTTAATgtgtgtaaaaataaaatttggttTCCCGTACACGACAATGTCTACACTTGAATAGTAATGAGAATACTGATTCTGATTGAGAAGCTGTTCTCCCAGCTATCTAGggtcaaacaaaaacacctcttaacaaggtaaaaagtagtggcgaacgcgccttaacaaaaatttctgatatcaacaattgggacgaaaaattatattactttcgataaaataaataaactatattaaatttatgatttcggcccgcaacagtaaatatttatttacctacacgtacaTTTTccgttgtagcgtgccgaatacataaatttaatatagtttatttattttatcgaatgtccACAGTGATATTTGGGCATATCCATGAAAATACCATGAATCCAGAGTTGCCGTAAGCCAATCTGCAACCCTGAAATGATTTCAGCTAATCAAGTTGGCCTTGGCAAACTGTCATGACATTCGAAGGCATTCGAATAGTTCCATTAACGACAGACGAGCAAACGATTTACAAGCTGAACGAAAGCGACTTCGATATCTGTTCTGATCTGGAGTTCGTGGACAGTCCGCTTAAGGACCTTCGATTGGAGGCGGAACCGCAGGCACGTGGCGTTATCCTAGACCTGGTTTACAGTGAGTTGAAAACCGAAAGTAAAGGCAAGGATTTTGTCAGTGATTTGATTCAGATTTAACGAGGGGCAAGCTGGTGGAGAACCGTCCCAGCGTGAGTGTCGAGGATCTGGAGATGGCGCAGCTGGAGCGGACCGACGGGATGAGGGGGGCCCGCCAGTAGGCGCTGAAGCTCCTGGCTCCCAGCCAGGAGTCCGAGCGGGGAATTAATGCTCCTTACCTGGTACCACTATCAGGTGGGCATGATAGCCGGCTCAACCAATTCCGAGGACCGGAGTGCCTACCGATCCGACGGCACCTGCTGCTGCCGTTCCGGATCTTCACAAGTCCAGCTTCAGATCGATGTCAACTATGGCATCTTCGCCTCATAGCTCTAACGCTCTTCGTTTCGTAGCTCGTCCAGAGACCCTACCATCCGAGCGGTGAGGGCCTCAATCCCTCGACCCATCCTTAAGCCTCACGGTTAAATTCTTCAACTCGTGGGACTGCCGAAGGAAGACCTTTGATTAGATGTTATAGGTTATACCCTCTTATCAAAGATCTTCCCGTGGCAGTTTAAGGAGTCGTTGAATTAAGTCCTAAGTGTTTAACGGTGGGTCGAGCGATTGATTCCCTCAGCGCTCGGATGGTCTGTGGTCTCTGGATGAGCAACGAAACGCAGAGCGTTAGAGCCCGGAGGCGAAGATCCCATGGGTGACATCGAACTGGAGCTGGAGTTGTTAGGACCCGGAACGGCGGCGAATTTGTCAATTTGCTAAAGAGCGCCGTAATGTTGGACACGATGCGAGATGTGACTGCGCAGGCGGAGCGGCAGCTCGTCAAACGGGGATTCCCCACCGACGCCCTCGAGCGAATGCGCACCACTTTCAACCTGGAAATGGAACAGTGATATCTATACATCGTATCACATATCGGTTATACATACACCGGAACACCGGAgaacacatttttaaataaagttaAGGAATATTACG includes these proteins:
- the LOC119557736 gene encoding protamine-like protein 99C isoform X1, yielding MDGKMGGKSLRKTTGSLNLSSQEKKRFYGISPQTGIRFGAREWNYMTLFKNTSAPQELESQSLGENPGKSERGKCSPVRSPSARERESRIKKKRKPSKSIKKRPSPVLKTLGPSRLGSTVAYIHFMRKFQRKNNNLKANDLLNKATRLWCRLHGNQRQQLERPLWVVRTG
- the LOC119557736 gene encoding protamine-like protein 99C isoform X2; translation: MDGKMGGKSLRKTTGSLNLSSQEKKRFYGISPQTGIRFGAREWNYMTLFKNTELESQSLGENPGKSERGKCSPVRSPSARERESRIKKKRKPSKSIKKRPSPVLKTLGPSRLGSTVAYIHFMRKFQRKNNNLKANDLLNKATRLWCRLHGNQRQQLERPLWVVRTG
- the LOC119557762 gene encoding protamine-like protein 99C, whose translation is MDGKRGGKTLCKTTGSLNLSSQDKKRFYGISPQNGIRFGAREWNYMTLFKNSKETMTVIKSAPQEFESQSHGESPGKSELEKSSLVRSPYARERESRNQKERKKSNSIKRIVKKKASPVLKIRDKSPLGSAVAYIHFMRKFQSLNSHLSGPDLLNKAARVWCILTESQRKQFDLNLKVYKRSNGYNFLKIV